One genomic window of Actinoalloteichus hoggarensis includes the following:
- a CDS encoding GAP family protein, giving the protein MTTALVLGLIGLALVDSTSIGTLFIPIWLLLAPGRVRLGRFAVYLGTIVVFYFAAGLLVMVGADAALGVIGALFASVDQTILRGVQLAAGIALLVLSFRMTSKHRKPKGPGRITRWRERALTEEGSTPSLISLALAAAGMELATMLPYLAAIGLLVTSGIGWGGITLSLAAYCVIMVLPAVVLIGVRLVAHERIDPLLQRMNAWMTKNGNETLSWIVGIAGFLIAQNAVGALLAG; this is encoded by the coding sequence ATGACCACCGCACTCGTCTTAGGACTGATCGGCCTCGCCCTCGTCGACAGCACGAGCATCGGCACGCTGTTCATCCCGATCTGGCTGCTGCTCGCACCCGGCCGGGTCCGGCTCGGCCGCTTCGCCGTCTATCTCGGCACCATCGTCGTCTTCTACTTCGCCGCCGGGCTGCTCGTCATGGTGGGCGCCGACGCCGCCCTCGGCGTGATCGGCGCCCTGTTCGCGAGCGTCGACCAGACGATCCTGCGCGGCGTCCAGCTGGCGGCGGGCATCGCCCTGCTGGTGCTGAGCTTCCGCATGACCTCGAAGCACCGTAAGCCGAAGGGGCCGGGGCGGATCACCCGGTGGCGGGAGCGCGCGCTGACCGAGGAGGGCAGCACCCCGTCGCTGATCTCGCTGGCCCTGGCTGCCGCGGGCATGGAGCTGGCGACCATGCTGCCCTACCTCGCGGCCATCGGCCTGCTCGTCACCTCCGGCATCGGCTGGGGCGGCATCACCCTCAGCCTCGCCGCGTACTGCGTGATCATGGTGCTGCCCGCCGTCGTCCTGATCGGCGTCCGGCTCGTCGCCCACGAGCGGATCGATCCGCTGCTGCAACGGATGAACGCCTGGATGACCAAGAACGGTAACGAGACCCTGAGCTGGATCGTCGGCATCGCGGGCTTCCTGATCGCCCAGAACGCCGTCGGCGCCCTCCTCGCGGGCTGA
- a CDS encoding GntR family transcriptional regulator, whose protein sequence is MPVPRGHHVMTRSLLRDEAYRAIRDAIVDGTLAPGERLLDTELVEWLGVSRTPIREALARLEQAGLVRSKPGRYTIVAPLDVRATREAQSVAAALHALAVREAAATLTDVELTSMREANQRLAEALRTGDVDGALTADDEFHAVPVVAAANETLRTMLDQVTPLLRRVERVRFATLAGRSSVAQHAEIVELCASGDVDGAAAATRRNWETLGRLLTAEARGEDAGSTT, encoded by the coding sequence ATGCCGGTCCCCCGCGGTCACCACGTCATGACCAGGTCGCTGCTGCGCGACGAGGCGTACCGGGCGATCCGCGACGCGATCGTCGACGGCACCCTCGCCCCCGGCGAGCGTCTGCTGGACACCGAACTCGTGGAATGGCTCGGGGTGAGCCGCACGCCGATCCGGGAGGCGCTGGCCCGGCTCGAACAGGCGGGACTCGTGCGGTCCAAGCCGGGCCGCTACACGATCGTCGCCCCGCTGGACGTCCGGGCCACCCGAGAGGCGCAGTCCGTCGCGGCGGCCCTGCACGCCCTGGCCGTGCGCGAAGCCGCGGCCACGCTGACCGACGTCGAGCTGACGTCGATGCGCGAGGCGAATCAGCGGCTCGCCGAGGCGTTGCGGACCGGAGACGTCGACGGCGCGCTGACGGCCGACGACGAGTTCCACGCGGTCCCGGTGGTCGCGGCGGCCAACGAGACGCTGCGCACGATGCTCGACCAGGTCACGCCGCTGCTGCGCCGGGTGGAGCGGGTGCGGTTCGCCACGCTGGCGGGTCGGAGTTCGGTGGCGCAGCACGCCGAGATCGTCGAGCTGTGCGCCTCGGGTGACGTCGACGGCGCGGCCGCCGCCACCCGACGCAACTGGGAGACCCTCGGACGGCTGCTCACGGCTGAGGCCCGAGGCGAGGACGCGGGGTCGACGACGTGA
- a CDS encoding 1-aminocyclopropane-1-carboxylate deaminase — protein MSIEDFPRYPLLFGPSPVHPLERLTQHLGGPRIWAKREDCNSGLAFGGNKTRKLEYLVPDALAQGADTLVSIGGIQSNHTRQVAAVAARLGLTARLVQESWVDWPDPVNDKVGNILLSRVMGARVELVRAGFGIGVKESWEQALAEVRDQGGTPYAIPAGASDHRLGGLGFANWAAEVRQQEAELGVFFDTIVVCSVTGSTQAGMIAGFAGQDRPRRVIGIDASARIEATRSQVEKIARATAELIGLGRELREAEIEVRAGWAGEEYGVPTDSTLAAMRLAGSLEGMITDPVYEGKSMAGLIDLVREGDIPAESTVLYAHLGGQPALNAYSGLFS, from the coding sequence ATGTCCATCGAGGACTTCCCCCGCTATCCACTGCTGTTCGGCCCCAGTCCGGTGCATCCGCTGGAGCGGCTCACCCAGCACCTCGGCGGGCCGCGGATCTGGGCCAAGCGGGAGGACTGCAACAGCGGGCTGGCCTTCGGCGGCAACAAGACGCGCAAACTCGAGTACCTGGTTCCCGACGCGCTCGCCCAGGGCGCGGACACGCTGGTCTCGATCGGCGGAATCCAGTCCAACCACACTCGACAGGTCGCGGCGGTCGCGGCGCGGCTCGGGCTGACGGCCAGACTGGTGCAGGAGAGCTGGGTGGACTGGCCGGACCCGGTGAACGACAAGGTGGGCAACATCCTGTTGTCGCGGGTGATGGGCGCGCGGGTCGAACTCGTGCGGGCAGGGTTCGGCATCGGTGTCAAGGAGAGCTGGGAACAGGCGTTGGCCGAGGTCCGCGACCAGGGCGGAACGCCCTACGCCATCCCGGCGGGCGCCTCCGATCACCGGCTCGGCGGCCTGGGCTTCGCGAACTGGGCGGCGGAGGTGCGGCAGCAGGAGGCGGAGCTCGGCGTCTTCTTCGACACCATCGTCGTGTGCAGCGTGACCGGCTCGACGCAGGCGGGGATGATCGCCGGATTCGCCGGACAGGACCGCCCGCGTCGCGTGATCGGCATCGACGCCTCCGCCCGGATCGAGGCCACCCGGAGCCAGGTCGAGAAGATCGCCCGAGCCACGGCCGAGCTGATCGGGCTCGGCCGGGAACTGCGTGAGGCGGAGATCGAGGTCCGGGCGGGCTGGGCAGGCGAGGAGTACGGCGTCCCGACCGACTCGACCCTGGCGGCGATGCGACTCGCGGGCAGCCTGGAAGGCATGATCACCGATCCGGTGTACGAGGGGAAGTCGATGGCGGGCCTGATCGACCTCGTCCGCGAGGGAGACATCCCGGCGGAGTCCACCGTCCTCTACGCGCATCTGGGCGGGCAGCCCGCGCTCAACGCCTACAGCGGGCTCTTCTCCTGA
- a CDS encoding S8 family peptidase, whose amino-acid sequence MRLRHLRSGTALAVVLAMAGPAAALGAGPPDGPVPAGEHHGALGHSGPIRSVTLITGDRVLFTGGGSEVSVVAVQQPAERRGIGWVRTWDDTGVSVLPSDALPLLAAGRLDERLFHVTGLVAQGLADDEQEDLRLIVTDGAGEGEDVELFDAAALPEMAEVATSSADLGVTGVSVPRSDTGEFWSELNARPTTLADSAGKVWLDGRVRSTLAESAPLVGAPEAWEAGHTGAGVRVAVLDTGYDTDHPDLSDRVIDAKSFVAGAPVHDGAGHGTHVAGIIAGSGAASDGRHRGVAPEAELLIGKVLNDGGGFESDIIAGMEWAAENGARVVNMSLGAYSSPSGDPMVDALDSLSETHGTLFVTAAGNDGLRGSVGSPAVADSSLAVGSTTKQDELSDFSSQGPRPWDFGLKPEIAAPGTDITAAGAAATGSDYVSMSGTSMAAPHVAGAAAIVAQAHPEATGEELKALLVNSAQPLADISVHGQGAGRLDVERATNQRLRAEPAALGVGRLPWPHDAAEPTVRTVTYHNPTPEDVELTLSVDVEGAQDVVALDAESITVPTRGSVEVDVLVTPSNEAVGEYTGRVIAESGETRLVTPLSVHVEPESYDVPIEFTDSAGDPVNGLFILQDHTTGATTTVWSDEGPQARLSAGEYRVIGFGIRFAAGEPAAENTAFALDRFTVEPGAALRLSGQDGELVEIGVESTEDVTQDLASVILESTTHPDSPIGIQADAVRENLVVPSGSVPGLEYHYSGFWGVPWASATVLGDDGFTVGWALEQSIEGHDLETAGTVIDITGMDPEKVPDLTGLIPLIADTEYALDAARLAALVAASRDNGAELVLSSNHIEDLSVLPVVQLYRQNDVERLLSRMASGPTDIAVTLTAQSPVSYHLADSVFDGLSAEATDWRFDTAELAEVESAQHHPLGTGREWAIMSYAVDGGVSYMVESPRRTPHRRTDYYSPDVEWAAYSSLGYRIEGDDIVDFPALQTVPEARPAGPNPAHDLWVGPLGPSLPTVRYSADGLVPPVFRRDDVLTVEVPMFGDNEPRNVAFPNAIDTGSTVLEHDGVEIGRSESAGHGSFDLPASSDGWFELTATGVRDADWWPVSTEVDARWRFRSAPAEPGTIVAPRLLDVRFDLDLDGTNSAAAETPVTGSVTASAAEGESPVTDLRVSYSLDDGASWHAASTRQEGESWTVEIPAAAEGEHVSLRVAAEDDSGHSVIETITKAYAVK is encoded by the coding sequence ATGCGATTACGTCATCTGAGATCGGGGACCGCGCTGGCGGTCGTGCTGGCGATGGCGGGCCCCGCCGCCGCGCTGGGCGCCGGTCCGCCCGACGGCCCGGTGCCCGCCGGGGAGCACCACGGCGCCCTCGGACACTCGGGGCCGATTCGATCGGTCACCCTGATCACCGGCGACCGGGTGTTGTTCACCGGGGGCGGCTCCGAGGTCAGCGTCGTCGCGGTGCAGCAGCCCGCGGAGCGACGCGGCATCGGCTGGGTGCGCACCTGGGACGACACCGGTGTCTCGGTACTGCCGTCCGACGCCCTCCCCCTCCTCGCGGCGGGCCGACTGGACGAGCGCCTCTTTCACGTCACCGGGCTGGTCGCGCAGGGCCTGGCCGACGACGAGCAGGAGGACCTGCGGTTGATCGTCACCGACGGAGCGGGCGAGGGGGAGGACGTCGAACTGTTCGACGCCGCGGCCCTGCCCGAGATGGCCGAGGTCGCGACCTCGTCGGCGGACCTCGGGGTGACGGGCGTCTCGGTTCCCCGGTCGGACACCGGAGAGTTCTGGTCGGAGCTCAACGCCCGGCCCACCACGCTCGCCGACTCGGCGGGCAAGGTGTGGCTGGACGGGCGGGTGCGGTCCACGCTGGCCGAGAGCGCCCCGCTGGTCGGCGCTCCCGAGGCATGGGAGGCGGGTCACACCGGCGCGGGCGTGCGGGTGGCCGTGCTGGACACCGGGTACGACACCGACCATCCGGACCTGTCCGATCGGGTGATCGACGCGAAGAGCTTCGTCGCGGGCGCCCCGGTCCACGACGGCGCGGGCCACGGCACCCACGTGGCGGGGATCATCGCGGGCAGCGGCGCCGCGTCCGACGGCCGCCACCGGGGCGTCGCGCCCGAGGCGGAGCTGCTGATCGGCAAGGTGCTCAACGACGGCGGCGGCTTCGAGAGCGACATCATCGCGGGCATGGAGTGGGCCGCCGAGAACGGCGCGCGGGTGGTCAACATGAGTCTGGGCGCCTACTCGTCGCCGTCCGGCGACCCGATGGTCGACGCGCTCGACAGCCTGTCCGAGACCCACGGGACCCTGTTCGTCACGGCGGCGGGCAACGACGGGCTACGCGGGTCGGTGGGCAGCCCCGCCGTCGCGGACTCGTCGCTCGCGGTCGGCAGCACCACCAAGCAGGACGAGCTCAGCGACTTCTCCAGCCAGGGCCCGCGCCCGTGGGACTTCGGCCTGAAGCCGGAGATCGCCGCGCCGGGCACCGACATCACCGCGGCGGGTGCCGCCGCCACCGGCTCCGACTACGTGTCGATGTCGGGCACGTCGATGGCGGCGCCGCACGTCGCCGGGGCAGCCGCCATCGTCGCGCAGGCCCACCCCGAGGCGACCGGCGAGGAGCTCAAGGCCCTCCTCGTCAACAGCGCCCAGCCGTTGGCCGACATCAGCGTGCACGGCCAGGGCGCCGGCAGGCTCGACGTCGAGCGCGCGACGAACCAACGGCTTCGTGCCGAACCGGCTGCCTTGGGCGTCGGCAGGCTGCCCTGGCCGCATGACGCCGCCGAGCCGACCGTGCGCACGGTGACCTATCACAACCCGACGCCGGAGGACGTGGAGCTGACGCTGTCGGTGGACGTCGAGGGAGCGCAGGACGTCGTCGCGCTCGACGCCGAGAGCATCACGGTGCCCACCCGAGGCAGCGTCGAGGTCGACGTGCTCGTGACGCCGAGCAACGAGGCCGTCGGCGAGTACACCGGCCGCGTGATCGCCGAGTCGGGCGAGACGCGACTGGTCACGCCGCTGTCGGTTCATGTCGAACCGGAGTCTTACGACGTTCCGATCGAGTTCACCGACAGCGCGGGCGATCCCGTGAACGGCCTGTTCATCCTTCAGGACCACACGACGGGCGCCACGACCACGGTGTGGTCCGACGAGGGCCCCCAGGCGAGGCTGTCCGCAGGCGAGTACCGCGTGATCGGCTTCGGCATCCGCTTCGCGGCAGGTGAGCCGGCGGCGGAGAACACCGCGTTCGCGCTCGACAGGTTCACCGTGGAGCCGGGCGCGGCACTGCGCCTCTCCGGCCAGGACGGCGAACTGGTCGAGATCGGCGTCGAGAGCACCGAGGACGTCACCCAGGACCTGGCCTCGGTGATCCTGGAGTCCACGACGCACCCGGACTCGCCCATCGGCATCCAGGCGGACGCCGTGCGGGAGAACCTCGTCGTCCCGTCAGGCTCGGTGCCGGGCCTCGAGTACCACTATTCGGGGTTCTGGGGCGTGCCGTGGGCCTCGGCGACCGTGCTGGGCGACGACGGGTTCACCGTCGGCTGGGCGTTGGAACAGTCCATCGAGGGCCACGACCTCGAGACGGCGGGCACGGTGATCGACATCACCGGCATGGACCCCGAGAAGGTGCCCGACCTGACCGGGCTGATCCCGCTCATCGCCGACACCGAGTACGCCCTGGACGCCGCGCGCCTCGCCGCGCTGGTGGCGGCCTCGCGAGACAACGGCGCCGAGCTGGTGTTGTCGTCGAACCACATCGAGGACCTCTCCGTGCTGCCCGTCGTGCAGCTCTACCGACAGAACGACGTCGAACGGCTGCTGAGCCGCATGGCGTCGGGGCCGACGGACATCGCGGTGACGCTGACCGCCCAGAGCCCGGTGAGCTACCACCTGGCCGACTCGGTCTTCGACGGGCTGAGCGCCGAGGCGACCGACTGGCGATTCGACACGGCGGAGCTCGCCGAGGTCGAGTCCGCCCAGCATCACCCGCTGGGCACCGGTCGGGAGTGGGCCATCATGTCCTACGCCGTCGACGGTGGAGTCTCCTACATGGTGGAATCGCCCCGCCGGACACCGCATCGGCGAACCGACTACTACTCCCCCGACGTCGAGTGGGCCGCCTACAGCTCACTCGGCTACCGGATCGAGGGAGACGACATCGTCGACTTCCCGGCGTTGCAGACCGTCCCCGAAGCGCGCCCGGCCGGCCCGAACCCCGCGCACGACCTCTGGGTCGGACCGCTGGGCCCGTCGCTGCCCACCGTGCGGTACTCGGCCGACGGGCTGGTGCCGCCGGTGTTCCGTCGGGATGACGTGCTGACCGTCGAGGTGCCGATGTTCGGCGACAACGAGCCGCGCAACGTCGCCTTCCCGAACGCGATCGACACCGGCAGCACGGTGCTCGAACACGACGGCGTCGAGATCGGCCGCAGCGAGTCGGCGGGGCACGGTTCCTTCGACCTGCCCGCGTCCTCGGACGGCTGGTTCGAATTGACGGCGACCGGCGTCCGGGACGCCGACTGGTGGCCGGTCTCCACCGAGGTCGACGCACGGTGGCGATTCCGGTCCGCGCCCGCGGAGCCGGGGACGATCGTCGCGCCTCGGCTCCTCGACGTGCGATTCGACCTGGATCTG